The DNA region GAATTGTCCCAAGGCAGCGGCGCATAGTCATTCGGGGAAACCTGCCTTGCGCGGGCCGTCGAGGAACGCCTCAAGGTCGAAGCTGGAGACGGCTTGGCGCTGGGCCTCAATGCCGAGGCCAGAACGGCCCTTCTCGCGAGTCCTCCCCCGGAAATAGGCGATAAGCATAGCGACGTCCCGGAATTCAACCTCGTCGAATTGACACCGCAGCAGACGCTCGAGATGCTGACCTGGGAGGGTGCCGCCGAGCGCTACCCCGAAGTGGAGGAGGAAACTATGGCCAAGGGATACTGGATCCCCTTCTATCGTTCGATTTCTGATCCCACTGCATTGGCGGCGTACGCTAAGCTCGCCGGTCCGGCCGTGACGGCCAATGGCGGTCGCTTTCTTGCTCGCGGCGGCACGGTCAAGACATACGAGCAGGGCATCGCCCAGCGCACAATTGCGATCGAGTTCGATAGCGTCGAACAGGCCATCGCCGCGCACGACAGCCCCGCCTATCAGGAAGCGCTCGCGGCGCTGGGCAACACGTGCGAACGCGATATGCGCATTGTCGAAGGCGTAGACTGAATAACCCGACTCAGCCGACGAGACGCTTGATGAGCTTGCGAAGCACCTGCGGGACGCTCTCCCTCAGCCGATGGCGGGCCGAACGATCTGGCAGACGCCTAGCATATTGCCCGGGCGGCGTGTGAATGGGATCGCTTCCGGAATGGCTAGGCCATTCTTTGCGCATGGAAGGCAACTACAGCGCCCCGACTCCAACGGCTGCTATGGGTCGACTCCTGCCGCTCAAGGGCAGGCTCGAATGTCGCCACAGGGTGTTGTGTCACGAGCATCGCCGGTCCACACGGGGATGCGCAACTGTACGAGAGATGAAGGAGGGCCCTTCGAGGTCGGCAATCAGGTGTTGATCTCAAGCCACCGCAAGCTGCTGTTCTCAAAAGCGATGGTGCTGATCGCTCGATTTCGGACGCCGCCGGCGTTCGCATGAGAGACGCGGAACAGCCGTGGGAGGGGCCGGCGGGCGACGTGCGTCATGAGACCGGCGCTGTTGCAGTTTTTCGTGGCTCGGGAGCCGCCGGGACTGGCCGTCTGCATATTTACCGACCGCCTGCAGCCCATTCGCCGTCCCAAGCGGGCATACCGATTGCCGATCCGCCCGGAATTCGTGATCCTCAGACCTTTCCGGGTCGGCCATCCGGGGGATCTCGGCCGTATATCTCGCCAACAAGCCATCGCTGCGTCAGAGTCAGTCCATGCTGAGCGCAACAGAGATGGGGTATGTCTTGTCTGGCCTGCTGGTCGGGCTACTCGTCGGCCAGACGGGGGTGGGCGGCGGTTCTCTTATGACGCCGCTGCTCGTTCTTCTTTTCGGTATTCATCCCGCGACGGCCGTGGGTACGGATCTCCTCTACGCCTCCGTCACAAAGACGGTCGGATCGACGGTCCACGGCTATAACAAGACTGTGGACTGGCGGATTGTCGGGAGGTTGGCCGCCGGCAGCCTGCCCGCGACCGCGGCAACCCTTTTCCTCGTCTCGAAATTCAATCTCGTGAGCCCCGGTGCATCGGCGGTCTTGTCCGTTATGCTTGGGGTGACGCTTGTCATTACGTCGCTCAGCCTGCTTGCTCGCGATTGGATCCTTTCGCATTTTGAATCGATCCTCGCCGCGCTTTCACCGGGGCGCGTCGCCGCACTGACTATGGCGGCCGGGGCGGTGCTTGGCGTCGCCGTTTCGCTCACGTCGGTCGGTGCAGGCGCAATCGGGGTCGTTGCCCTGATCGCGCTTTATCCGCGCCTGCCGACGCGGACCATCGTCGGCTCCGACATCGCGCATGCCGTCCCGCTCACGCTGCTGGCCGGCGTCGGGCATTTCATCATGGGCTCGGTCGACATGCATCTGCTCGGCACTTTGTTGATCGGCTCGATCCCAGGCGTTTTGATCGGCAGCCTCCTCGCCGCCCGGTTGCCGGAATGGGTGATCCGACCATTGCTCGCAATCGTGCTCGCGATCGTGGGGGTGAAGCTGGTGATTTGAGGTCGGCGCGGACGTAGTGACC from Rhizobiales bacterium GAS188 includes:
- a CDS encoding Uncharacterized conserved protein, DUF1330 family, with amino-acid sequence MALGLNAEARTALLASPPPEIGDKHSDVPEFNLVELTPQQTLEMLTWEGAAERYPEVEEETMAKGYWIPFYRSISDPTALAAYAKLAGPAVTANGGRFLARGGTVKTYEQGIAQRTIAIEFDSVEQAIAAHDSPAYQEALAALGNTCERDMRIVEGVD